GGTGTTGCCGAGGCTGGTGGATGCGGTGCGAGAGTTCTTGTAGCCAATTCCCGTCGCAGCGGCCGCGCCAAATGAAGGGTGCCACATCAAAGGAGTGTAGCTCGATCAATGTGGCACCCGGCGTAGCGTGAACGTGGTAGGTTTACTTTACCGGATCAAGATAAACCGCGTAGAGCCCGGTCTTTTCTCCCTTAAGCCCCAGCTTCAACCGAACGGTTTTTCCCGCAAGCAACGCGAGGCCGTCGCCTTTCCACTTCACGGGGCTGGTCATCGACTTGGCCCCTTTCACCTCGCCGCTGTTTTCGCCGCTGAACTCGGGCAGCAAGGCGCCGTTTTCATCCGCGATTTCGACGGTAATGTTCTTGGCACCATCGGCATTGAGTGAAATTGCGACTGCCTCCGCAGGCAACGTAATCGGTGCGGACCATACCGTGCCGACTTCGGCGCCCTCGGCGACACTCAGGTTACCCCAGCGATCGCGCGGGAGCGTGGCGAGGCCGATTTCCCCGTAGTAGTTTTTCGCGGTGTCGGTGGCGTTGCGCCAGCGGCCGTGGTAGATGAGGGTTTCGTCGCCCACGTTCAGGATGCCGTTGGCCTGGCAGAGGATGGTGGGGTCGTTTTCGCCAGCGGCCTGGGTGGCGGGTGAATCCAGTTGTGAGATGAATACATGGCCCGGCTGTGGCTCGCGGAATTGTATGCCGTCATTGCTCACCACAAGGGCGAGATCGCAGGTAATCAGGCCGGAGCCGTACCAACCTTCCTTTCGACCCTGTCCTTCCGGGGGATTGTGCCAGCGTCCATACAAACCCACGGCTACGTTTCCAAAGCTGGCAGCGCCAATGCCGAGATGCACCTGTGGATAGTCGCCGAGCAAGCCCCGCTTGGAGAGATCCTCCGCTTCCGCGAGGCGAAAGGCGTCGTGATAGGGGATGTCCCAGGTCATGAAGTCCTGCGACGTGGAGGCATAGCCCTGCCGGCCTTCAACTTCGCCTCGCCCATTCATTCCGATGCCCTGACCATGCACAATATAGCGACCACCAAACTTGAATAGACTTCCGCTTTCCATGAATTTATCCGTGGGATAGCCATCGGGCACATTCCACTGGATACCGTCGGCGCTGAAGGCGGGCCGGAATACCCATGTCTTTTGACGCGTCGTATAGAGCATTTTATAGCGGTGAGCAGGATTGGGGTCATCCTCGTCGAGGAGCACCATGGCAATCTGAGTCAAGGGGTCAGGCAGGAAGATAGCGTTATTTTCCTTGCTGCCGTTGATCTCGACCTGCCCAAGATGGGGCTTTGTCCAATCGATGCCGTCGTCACTTTCTGCGTAACAAACCGGACCCTGCTTCAGGTCCTGCTCCTGACCCTTTTCCTTGCTGACGGCGTAGTACCACATGCGGAACTTGTCGTTATCGTGGAGGACGGTGCCGTAGAAATGGGCCGCCATGGTGTCGGGCGCATTCGGGTTGCCCTGCTCGGGCGTGAGCACGGGCTCCTTGCGCACCTTGGGCTTCGAGAGGGTTAGGTTGAGATTTTCACGATCCCGCAGGCCCTGATCATCAATGGCGAGAAGGGTTACGCGTCCTTTCACGGAGAGGTTGGACTCGGGGAAAGTAAACGCGGACTCGGCAGCGAATACGGGGGCCAGCAGCGCCGCCGCTGCGACAAGTCCAGCCAAGACACCTATGCGATTCTTCATCATGTTGCCTTCCTTGTGCGCAGCGCGCAAAATTAAAAATGGATCCTTGGTGCTCTTTGCGTTCTATGTGGTTGCTCATTTCTATTTTCGACCACAAAGAACGCAAAAACACAGAGAAAGAAATACGAGCATTACTTCAACTTATCCTCAATCCATTCAGCGGCCAGTTCCGGTGCACCCTTGGGCGTCGTGTGGCCCTTGGGTTCGGGCAGCACGACCAGCGTAACGTCGGCTTCGTTAGTCTTCTCGAGCGAGATCGCCGTCACGCGGCGGGCAAATGCGATGGCGTCGTCCGAACTTACGCGCTCATCGCGGTCGCCGATGATCAGCCAGACCGCGCGACCTGCGAACTTCTCAGCATTCGCCAGCAGCGACAGAGCGGCAACATGCTCGGTATTCTTCGCGCCACTGAACTCGCGCAGCGCCATGAGATTGGTGACGGGCGCAAATGCTGCCGTGGCGCGGATGCGCGGATCCGCGGCCGCGACGTGGAGGGCCATGAAACCGCCGCGTGAGGTGCCACAGGCGGCGATGCGCGCGGGGTCCGATGCGCCCGTGGCGATGAGGTGATCGAGTACGGCCCGCACCCGCATGGTGACGGGCGCAATGAAATCCTCATTGTTATCGCTGCGCGTGCGCCAGGTACCCAGGGAGCCCGGCTCGCCCTCACGCTGGTCCGTACCGTGGCCCGGCAGGTCAAGGGAGACGCAGAGATAGCCCTGCTCCGCAAGCGCGTCGCCGCACTGGCGGAAATAGGGGTTGTCGAGGGTGGCTTTGATGTCGGACGCGAAGATGAAGAGCGTGGGCGCGGGATAGGTGACCTTGGTGCCCCAGAGGCCGTATTCGATACCGTCGGGAGTCTTGGCGGTGACAACTTCGCCGTTGAGTTCGGGGCGCGTCGATTCTTGCGAGTTGACATGGAAGCAGACCAATGCGCAGGCCACGATACAGATTCCAGTGATGACACGACTCATGGTCAACCTTTCACCGACTCAAAGTCCGCTAACGGGAGCGCGGGTTTTCTTACCCGTGTATCGCGCAACGAAGTTGCACGAAAACACACGGACAGGAAAGTCCGTGCTCCCGTTTTGCGCGCGCTCAAATACATTGCGTTAAGTCCTTGGCGTGAGCGCGTCCGATGCCAATTCATTCAGCGGTGCCTCGCCCCGCAACACCCGCTCGACATTTTGCACAAACAAGTCCCACACGCGCTCGGGGAAGCGTGTGCTTTTCGTCGAACCCGAGATGTGGGGCGTCATGATCACATTGGGCATCTTCCAAAGCGGATGCTCCGGCGGCATGGGGTAGTGGTAGTGGGTGTCGAGCGCCGCGCCCGCGATCCAGCCTTCGTTCAGGGCCTGAAGCAGCGCCGCCTCCTGGATGATGGGACCGCGCGCGGGATTGAGCAGGAATGCGGTCTTCGGCAATTTACGCAAGTCTTCTGCCGTCACCAGTCCGCGTGTGCTGTCGTTCAAGGGCA
The nucleotide sequence above comes from Candidatus Hydrogenedentota bacterium. Encoded proteins:
- a CDS encoding alpha/beta fold hydrolase — its product is MSRVITGICIVACALVCFHVNSQESTRPELNGEVVTAKTPDGIEYGLWGTKVTYPAPTLFIFASDIKATLDNPYFRQCGDALAEQGYLCVSLDLPGHGTDQREGEPGSLGTWRTRSDNNEDFIAPVTMRVRAVLDHLIATGASDPARIAACGTSRGGFMALHVAAADPRIRATAAFAPVTNLMALREFSGAKNTEHVAALSLLANAEKFAGRAVWLIIGDRDERVSSDDAIAFARRVTAISLEKTNEADVTLVVLPEPKGHTTPKGAPELAAEWIEDKLK